From Aquificota bacterium, one genomic window encodes:
- the speE gene encoding polyamine aminopropyltransferase has translation MMDTFFMERDPYAPIRHCYPISNVLYYGKSEYQEIMVVESPHFGKILVLDGVAQCDERYEFIYHEYMAHVPLYAHPNPENVLIIGGGDGGVLREVLKHPEVKRAVLVDIDKEVIEVSKKFLPTMASAFEDPRAIVLNEDGYKYIQDYENEFDVIIVDSTDPVGFAHVLTTEEFFKYVYRALKEDGIYVGQTESIHYHLEIVRRIQKALKKVFPIVDLYTAVIPGYAGYWWTMSIASKKHPVREPSRPVKVQTKLYSEDMHKHAFLPESFYKKLISGEYVF, from the coding sequence ATGATGGACACCTTCTTCATGGAAAGAGACCCCTACGCCCCCATTAGACATTGTTATCCCATTAGCAACGTGCTTTACTATGGAAAGAGTGAGTACCAAGAGATAATGGTGGTAGAATCACCGCACTTTGGGAAGATCCTTGTCCTTGACGGCGTAGCCCAGTGCGACGAAAGGTATGAGTTTATCTACCACGAGTATATGGCACATGTGCCACTCTATGCCCATCCTAATCCGGAGAACGTTCTCATAATAGGTGGTGGTGATGGAGGAGTTTTAAGGGAGGTTCTTAAACATCCAGAGGTAAAAAGGGCTGTGCTTGTGGATATAGACAAGGAGGTTATAGAAGTTTCAAAGAAGTTTTTACCCACCATGGCCTCGGCCTTTGAAGACCCAAGGGCCATTGTGTTAAACGAGGATGGTTATAAATACATACAAGACTATGAAAATGAGTTTGATGTGATAATAGTGGACTCTACAGACCCGGTAGGCTTTGCCCATGTGCTAACAACGGAGGAGTTTTTCAAGTATGTTTATAGGGCGCTCAAAGAGGATGGTATATATGTGGGACAAACGGAATCTATACACTACCACCTTGAAATTGTAAGGAGGATACAAAAAGCTCTTAAAAAGGTCTTCCCCATAGTGGACCTTTACACCGCCGTGATACCCGGCTATGCAGGATACTGGTGGACCATGTCCATAGCCTCAAAGAAGCACCCCGTAAGGGAACCTTCCAGACCTGTAAAGGTTCAAACAAAGCTCTACTCCGAGGATATGCACAAACATGCCTTTTTGCCAGAAAGCTTTTATAAAAAGCTCATATC
- the rsmA gene encoding ribosomal RNA small subunit methyltransferase A encodes MKLKKHLGQHLLVAPGVLDRIAQLIDPREGEVLVEIGPGTGNLTKKVLAHPFKELHLLEIDQDMIRSLRESIKDPRVVIHEADAVSFDFCSLGENIKVFGNLPYNVASLIVEKTVFHHQCISQAIYMLQKEVAEKIQKGPSWLSTFVRTFYKVEYLMSIPSRFFYPKPKVQSGLIRLTRKEELPEIDLKDYKNFLTRLYSMRRKAIKHKLPEEVLLELSIDPMCRVESLDPEKLLLIYNIHQKVRGDKR; translated from the coding sequence ATGAAGCTAAAAAAACATTTAGGACAACATCTGCTTGTGGCTCCTGGTGTTTTGGACCGAATAGCCCAGCTTATTGACCCAAGGGAGGGAGAGGTTTTGGTGGAGATAGGTCCCGGAACGGGAAACCTTACAAAAAAGGTCCTTGCACACCCTTTTAAGGAACTCCACCTTTTGGAGATAGACCAAGATATGATAAGAAGCTTAAGGGAAAGCATAAAGGACCCAAGGGTAGTTATCCATGAGGCGGACGCAGTAAGCTTTGATTTTTGCAGTCTGGGAGAAAATATCAAGGTTTTTGGAAATCTGCCCTACAACGTGGCAAGCCTTATAGTTGAAAAAACAGTCTTTCATCATCAATGCATATCTCAAGCGATTTATATGCTTCAAAAGGAGGTGGCCGAAAAGATACAAAAGGGACCCTCTTGGCTTTCCACCTTTGTTAGAACCTTTTACAAAGTGGAATACCTTATGAGCATACCAAGCAGGTTTTTCTACCCAAAGCCCAAGGTGCAATCCGGCCTTATAAGGCTTACAAGAAAGGAAGAGTTGCCAGAGATTGACCTAAAGGACTATAAGAACTTCTTGACAAGGCTATACTCCATGAGAAGAAAGGCCATAAAGCATAAACTTCCTGAAGAGGTTTTACTTGAGCTATCCATAGACCCCATGTGTAGGGTAGAAAGCCTTGACCCAGAAAAACTCCTTTTGATTTATAATATCCACCAAAAAGTGAGAGGTGATAAGAGATGA
- the yaaA gene encoding peroxide stress protein YaaA, which translates to MFLFILPYSKKQHRINLRDCDSAYGLLEFEPFSRLLEKAFSQDSFIAPLYRRFGGPFWESLEMWVMPPKVMEYINENSYVLSPIYGLVKPKACMPYAPIGWKDVYEGKSLFDFWKPHIKNVSQRLLNGKVVFPFISKEYLSLFDLSNVEKVVSFEYYRKDKKVMNPAKHHAYTLRYIAEKELKLSELHRINFYDYKVEDIREKGKHIYVILRSEGRYEV; encoded by the coding sequence ATGTTCCTTTTCATACTGCCTTACAGCAAAAAACAGCACAGGATCAACCTACGGGACTGTGATAGTGCCTACGGCCTTTTGGAGTTTGAGCCTTTCTCAAGGCTTTTGGAAAAGGCCTTTTCTCAAGATAGTTTTATTGCACCACTCTATAGAAGGTTTGGTGGGCCTTTTTGGGAGAGCTTGGAGATGTGGGTAATGCCTCCAAAGGTTATGGAATATATAAATGAGAACTCTTATGTTCTTTCACCCATCTACGGACTTGTAAAGCCAAAGGCATGTATGCCCTATGCACCCATAGGCTGGAAGGATGTTTATGAGGGCAAAAGCCTCTTTGACTTTTGGAAGCCTCATATAAAAAATGTTTCCCAAAGGCTTTTAAATGGTAAAGTGGTCTTTCCTTTCATTTCAAAGGAATACCTCTCCCTTTTTGACCTCTCAAATGTGGAAAAGGTGGTAAGCTTTGAGTATTACAGGAAGGACAAAAAGGTTATGAACCCAGCCAAGCACCATGCCTACACTTTAAGGTATATAGCGGAGAAAGAGCTTAAACTTTCTGAGCTTCATAGGATAAACTTCTACGACTATAAGGTGGAAGACATAAGGGAAAAGGGAAAGCACATTTATGTAATCCTTAGGTCCGAGGGAAGGTATGAAGTCTGA
- a CDS encoding glycosyltransferase family 2 protein has protein sequence MKSEGVYLSIVIPAYNEEENVPLLYQKLKEVLKGFDREYEIIFVDDGSTDSTWDKLVAIAKEDKRVKLIRFRKNYGQTAAMYAGFQHASGEVIITMDADLQNDPEDIPRLLEKLEEGYDIVSGWRKDRKDPFFSRKLPSMIANWIISKVTGVELHDYGCTLKAYRSHIVKRLELYGDMHRFLPALTKRLGAKITEIPVKHHPRIYGRSKYGIGRTIRVILDIFLVKFLNEYLNKPMYVFGTFGFLLLSLGLLMLFYLIFIKLFMDEDIGRRPLLILSVLFTLAGIQLISTGIIAELLVRVYYRTKEEKPFLIEEKINL, from the coding sequence ATGAAGTCTGAAGGGGTATATCTTTCCATAGTTATACCAGCCTATAACGAAGAGGAGAATGTGCCACTTTTATATCAAAAGCTAAAGGAAGTGTTAAAGGGCTTTGATAGGGAGTATGAAATAATCTTTGTGGATGATGGTTCTACAGACAGCACATGGGATAAGCTGGTGGCTATAGCCAAGGAGGATAAGAGGGTAAAGCTTATAAGGTTTAGGAAAAACTATGGGCAGACTGCTGCCATGTATGCTGGCTTCCAGCACGCCAGCGGAGAGGTCATCATAACCATGGATGCAGACCTTCAAAACGACCCGGAGGACATACCAAGGCTTTTGGAAAAGCTGGAAGAAGGCTACGATATTGTAAGCGGTTGGAGGAAGGACAGAAAGGACCCCTTCTTCTCAAGGAAGCTTCCTTCCATGATTGCCAACTGGATCATATCAAAGGTAACGGGCGTGGAATTGCACGATTATGGATGCACCCTAAAGGCCTACAGGTCCCATATAGTAAAAAGGCTTGAGCTTTATGGAGATATGCACAGATTTTTGCCTGCTTTGACTAAAAGGCTTGGAGCAAAAATAACCGAAATCCCAGTAAAGCACCATCCGAGGATCTACGGCAGGTCCAAGTATGGCATAGGAAGGACCATAAGGGTCATACTGGACATATTCTTGGTGAAGTTTTTAAACGAATACCTAAACAAACCCATGTATGTCTTTGGAACCTTTGGCTTTTTGCTTTTGAGCTTGGGCCTTTTAATGCTCTTTTACCTTATATTTATAAAGCTCTTCATGGATGAGGATATAGGCCGAAGGCCCCTGCTTATCCTCAGCGTACTTTTTACTTTGGCTGGTATACAGCTTATATCTACTGGCATAATTGCAGAACTTTTGGTGAGGGTATACTACCGGACAAAAGAAGAAAAACCCTTTTTGATAGAAGAAAAGATCAACCTATGA